A genome region from Tistrella bauzanensis includes the following:
- a CDS encoding AMP-binding protein yields the protein MRAIDPFLRGLSLAPDRPALIDAKAPDQPVSYAALGTMVEALAGWLAGVALAGGGEAPGRVAVLSPNAARGFAVVLSCLRAGITWVPINARNALDENLFIMNQAKVSVLAVADAFADDLPRILAAVPGITAVLMLGDAPPPAGGGGLVVAVADGVLADPPPPAPDPVHDPDRVSSVLSTGGTTGRPKGVVWTDRMWEALTLSIWAHMPMTDGAPPVHLVAAPMTHAAGVIAVPLLAGGATTVILPRADPQAIMAAIARHRVTHLFLPPTVIYMILADAEARRHDTSSLRYLIYSAAPMAPDKLADAMALFGPVLVQGYGQAEIPLMGTFMGAAEHAAALASGNRARLMSAGRPGLASAVSIRDDAGRPVPVGETGEICFRGSLITPGYDGRPDLTAEHRFGDWHRTGDLGFIDAEGYVSIVDRARDMIISGGFNVYSAEVERAILAHPGIRDCAVIGVPHDIWGEAVTAIIEPVSGTGLDLDALSAQLRAELGGVKAPKAIEIWPELPRSPVGKVLKRQIRDTHWKDRLRKI from the coding sequence GACGCAAAGGCGCCGGACCAGCCGGTCAGCTATGCGGCGCTTGGCACCATGGTCGAGGCCCTGGCCGGATGGCTGGCGGGGGTCGCTCTGGCCGGAGGCGGCGAAGCGCCTGGACGCGTGGCCGTGTTGTCGCCCAATGCGGCACGTGGCTTCGCCGTGGTGCTGTCCTGCCTGCGCGCCGGCATCACCTGGGTGCCGATCAACGCCCGCAATGCGCTGGACGAAAACCTGTTCATCATGAACCAGGCGAAGGTGTCGGTGCTGGCGGTTGCCGATGCCTTCGCCGACGATCTGCCGCGCATTCTGGCGGCCGTGCCCGGGATCACCGCGGTGCTGATGCTGGGCGACGCACCGCCACCGGCAGGCGGGGGTGGGCTGGTGGTGGCGGTGGCCGACGGCGTGCTGGCCGATCCGCCACCACCGGCGCCGGATCCTGTTCACGATCCTGATCGGGTGTCGTCGGTGCTGTCGACCGGCGGCACCACCGGCCGGCCGAAGGGGGTGGTGTGGACCGATCGGATGTGGGAAGCGCTGACCCTGTCGATCTGGGCGCATATGCCGATGACCGATGGTGCGCCGCCGGTCCATCTGGTGGCGGCGCCGATGACCCATGCGGCGGGGGTGATCGCCGTTCCGCTGCTGGCGGGTGGTGCTACGACCGTCATCCTGCCGCGGGCCGATCCGCAGGCGATCATGGCGGCGATCGCGCGCCACCGGGTCACCCATCTGTTCCTGCCGCCGACCGTGATCTACATGATCCTGGCCGATGCCGAGGCGCGCCGTCACGACACGTCGTCCTTGCGCTATCTGATCTATTCGGCGGCCCCGATGGCCCCCGACAAACTTGCCGACGCCATGGCGCTGTTTGGTCCGGTGCTGGTGCAGGGCTATGGCCAGGCCGAAATTCCGCTGATGGGCACGTTCATGGGCGCCGCCGAACATGCGGCGGCACTGGCATCCGGCAACCGCGCCCGGCTGATGTCGGCCGGCCGGCCGGGGCTCGCCTCCGCCGTGTCGATCCGCGACGATGCCGGCCGGCCGGTGCCGGTGGGCGAAACCGGCGAGATCTGCTTCCGTGGCAGCCTCATCACCCCGGGCTATGACGGTCGACCGGACCTGACCGCCGAACACCGCTTCGGCGACTGGCACCGCACCGGCGATCTGGGCTTCATCGATGCCGAGGGCTATGTCTCGATCGTCGATCGCGCCCGCGACATGATCATCAGTGGCGGCTTCAACGTCTATTCGGCCGAGGTTGAGCGCGCAATCCTGGCCCATCCGGGCATCCGGGATTGCGCCGTGATCGGCGTCCCGCACGACATCTGGGGCGAGGCGGTCACCGCGATCATAGAACCGGTATCGGGCACCGGACTCGATCTTGACGCGCTGTCGGCACAGCTTCGAGCGGAACTGGGAGGCGTGAAGGCACCCAAGGCGATCGAGATCTGGCCCGAACTGCCGCGCAGCCCGGTTGGCAAAGTGCTGAAGCGTCAGATTCGCGACACCCACTGGAAAGACAGATTGAGGAAGATTTAA
- a CDS encoding AzlC family ABC transporter permease encodes MSDHVTPDDAPSPGVASIPLKTAWLARFKLALPIMAAYLSGAFSFGLLAIESGLPPWAAVAMSVLVYAGAAQFMAVALIAAGTAMPAVVLAVGVLNLRPWPCPASGRPWGALAGPPAWRFMPA; translated from the coding sequence ATGTCCGACCACGTGACGCCCGATGACGCGCCATCCCCCGGTGTTGCGTCCATCCCCTTGAAAACCGCCTGGCTTGCCCGCTTCAAACTCGCGCTGCCGATCATGGCGGCCTATCTCTCGGGTGCGTTCTCGTTCGGGTTGCTGGCGATCGAAAGCGGATTGCCGCCCTGGGCTGCCGTTGCCATGTCGGTGCTGGTCTATGCCGGCGCCGCGCAGTTCATGGCCGTGGCGCTGATCGCCGCCGGCACCGCCATGCCAGCGGTGGTGCTGGCCGTGGGCGTGCTGAACCTGCGACCCTGGCCTTGCCCGGCATCCGGCCGGCCGTGGGGCGCCTTGGCTGGCCCGCCCGCATGGCGCTTTATGCCGGCATGA